A single window of Xylanivirga thermophila DNA harbors:
- a CDS encoding four helix bundle protein, with the protein MDQLVRAIRSISANIAEGNTQLFIKRELFHANAALGSAGESRSHLLTAYQNNYITEEQYDILDTKTIEIIKMLYGYIKRLKLEIGNDSDFNNS; encoded by the coding sequence ATCGACCAATTAGTAAGGGCTATCCGCAGTATCAGTGCCAATATTGCAGAAGGCAATACACAATTATTTATAAAAAGAGAATTATTTCATGCCAACGCTGCTTTAGGTAGTGCAGGAGAATCTAGAAGTCACCTTCTCACTGCTTATCAAAATAATTATATTACTGAAGAACAATATGATATCTTAGATACTAAAACAATTGAAATTATCAAAATGCTTTATGGTTACATAAAAAGGTTGAAACTAGAGATAGGTAATGATTCAGATTTTAATAACTCCTAA
- a CDS encoding DUF6438 domain-containing protein — translation MFVYKSGEHHWKISKKKVEQLNDLIEDFGFKSFIYEPGNEFITDQSSCITTIKYLDGESKEINHYYGHVLIDDSLTAFEKKIDRIIGTKKHVNPRLYIYQVEEKNSESLIRCIVISASEKEAIDLVEKECNRQEVLEWQVQKIGIATDDYYGPAILMKNI, via the coding sequence AAAAAGGTAGAACAATTAAATGACTTGATTGAGGATTTTGGGTTTAAGTCTTTTATATATGAACCAGGGAATGAGTTCATTACCGACCAGTCTTCTTGTATTACCACAATAAAATATTTAGATGGAGAAAGTAAAGAAATTAATCACTATTACGGACATGTTTTGATAGATGATAGCCTGACAGCATTTGAAAAGAAAATAGATAGAATAATAGGCACTAAAAAACATGTAAATCCAAGGTTATACATATATCAGGTTGAAGAAAAGAATTCAGAGTCATTAATTAGATGTATAGTTATTTCTGCTTCAGAAAAAGAAGCAATAGATTTAGTAGAAAAAGAATGTAATAGACAAGAAGTATTAGAATGGCAAGTGCAGAAGATAGGGATTGCTACAGATGACTATTATGGACCTGCCATACTGATGAAAAATATTTAA